A genomic stretch from Anticarsia gemmatalis isolate Benzon Research Colony breed Stoneville strain chromosome 26, ilAntGemm2 primary, whole genome shotgun sequence includes:
- the LOC142984300 gene encoding U-megalopygitoxin(8)-Mc8-like, with product MLTKYLLLALLPIAYARIAVRIKAGKSAAVATVDYNGEDVAIISDPERRAFQLTDDKVKDASKVFSGARCTDVFFKRPTPWEDVYHKFGWDQVQRTLRPVRARVLAVKSKPEAVATAEYVNDHPTITAKYSTSVTQSVEESTTHTWSIGGELTVGQEIEYSVSVGAGNVGGKTSMSYAANWGNDTMKGNTITLGATSNVEVNVPPGKGVLATLTATRGTMEIEIDYEATVRGDVFCNYHRGYKNHHWWAYPVQVLQRFGHLPETVKSTEKISIGFYTSARIVISDLKRKTYLQDVPAGIINVGRMHDRA from the coding sequence ATGTTAACCAAATACCTCCTACTAGCGTTACTACCAATCGCATACGCTCGTATAGCGGTGAGAATAAAAGCCGGGAAATCAGCAGCCGTAGCCACAGTGGACTACAATGGAGAAGACGTGGCCATCATCAGCGATCCTGAACGTAGAGCCTTCCAGCTTACTGACGACAAGGTGAAAGACGCTTCAAAAGTATTCTCCGGAGCGAGATGCACTGATGTGTTCTTCAAAAGACCGACTCCATGGGAAGATGTTTATCACAAATTTGGCTGGGACCAGGTCCAAAGAACTTTAAGACCGGTCCGCGCGAGAGTCTTGGCTGTTAAATCGAAGCCGGAAGCTGTAGCAACAGCCGAGTATGTCAACGATCATCCTACCATAACCGCAAAGTATAGTACTTCAGTAACTCAGTCAGTCGAAGAATCAACCACTCATACGTGGAGCATAGGCGGGGAACTGACTGTAGGCCAAGAAATTGAGTACAGCGTGTCTGTAGGCGCTGGAAACGTAGGAGGTAAAACTAGCATGTCTTATGCCGCTAACTGGGGCAATGATACCATGAAAGGTAATACTATTACCTTAGGAGCTACTTCGAATGTAGAAGTTAATGTACCGCCGGGAAAAGGAGTCCTGGCTACCCTTACTGCTACGAGGGGTACGATGGAAATTGAAATAGATTACGAAGCGACGGTCCGAGGGGATGTTTTCTGCAACTATCATAGAGGATATAAAAACCATCACTGGTGGGCGTATCCGGTACAAGTTTTACAACGCTTCGGTCACTTGCCAGAAACTGTCAAGTCTACGGAAAAGATATCGATTGGTTTCTACACTAGCGCGAGGATTGTCATCTCTGATCTGAAGAGGAAGACGTACCTTCAAGATGTACCGGCCGGGATTATTAATGTTGGTAGGATGCATGATAGAGCGTAA